The following coding sequences lie in one Arabidopsis thaliana chromosome 3, partial sequence genomic window:
- a CDS encoding glycosyltransferase (Exostosin family protein; FUNCTIONS IN: catalytic activity; INVOLVED IN: biological_process unknown; LOCATED IN: endomembrane system, membrane; CONTAINS InterPro DOMAIN/s: Exostosin-like (InterPro:IPR004263); BEST Arabidopsis thaliana protein match is: Exostosin family protein (TAIR:AT5G03795.1); Has 1440 Blast hits to 1432 proteins in 112 species: Archae - 0; Bacteria - 8; Metazoa - 312; Fungi - 4; Plants - 1003; Viruses - 0; Other Eukaryotes - 113 (source: NCBI BLink).): MRDYIPKYLNAFLLAFATFAVGFAIFIAKDSNSSSHLYFSTSSSLWTSSFSPAFITEKRKRNGSNPGSGYWKRDGKVEAELATARVLIREAQLNYSSTTSSPLGDEDYVPHGDIYRNPYAFHRSYLLMEKMFKIYVYEEGDPPIFHYGLCKDIYSMEGLFLNFMENDVLKYRTRDPDKAHVYFLPFSVVMILHHLFDPVVRDKAVLERVIADYVQIISKKYPYWNTSDGFDHFMLSCHDWGHRATWYVKKLFFNSIRVLCNANISEYFNPEKDAPFPEINLLTGDINNLTGGLDPISRTTLAFFAGKSHGKIRPVLLNHWKEKDKDILVYENLPDGLDYTEMMRKSRFCICPSGHEVASPRVPEAIYSGCVPVLISENYVLPFSDVLNWEKFSVSVSVKEIPELKRILMDIPEERYMRLYEGVKKVKRHILVNDPPKRYDVFNMIIHSIWLRRLNVKLL; this comes from the exons ATGAGAGATTACATTCCGAAATACCTGAACGCCTTTCTTTTGGCATTTGCCACTTTTGCTGTAGGCTTTGCCATTTTCATAGCAAAAGATTCAAATTcatcttctcatctttatttttcaacatcttcttcactatGGACCTCTTCCTTCTCACCCGCCTTCATCACG gaaaaaagaaagagaaacggATCAAATCCAGGTTCTGGATATTGGAAAAGGGATGGGAAAGTAGAAGCAGAATTAGCAACCGCGAGGGTGTTGATCAGAGAAGCTCAATTAAATTATAGTTCTACTACATCGTCTCCCCTTGGAGACGAAGACTATGTTCCTCATGGCGACATTTACCGGAACCCTTATGCCTTTCAccg AAGTTATCTTCTTATGGAGAAGATGTTCAAGATATACGTATACGAAGAAGGAGATCCGCCAATATTTCACTATGGACTTTGTAAAGACATATACTCCATGGAAGGATTATTCCTAAACTTTATGGAAAACGATGTCCTTAAGTACCGAACCCGAGATCCGGACAAGGCTCATGTCTACTTCTTACCTTTTAGTGTTGTGATGATCCTACACCATCTTTTCGACCCAGTTGTTCGAGATAAGGCTGTCTTGGAACGTGTCATCGCCGACTATGTCCAAATAATTTCCAAGAAATATCCTTATTGGAACACAAGCGATGGGTTTGATCACTTCATGTTGTCTTGCCATGACTGG GGTCACAGGGCAACATGGTACGTAAAGAAACTATTTTTCAATTCCATAAGAGTACTATGCAACGCCAACATATCAGAATATTTTAATCCAGAGAAAGACGCTCCGTTTCCCGAAATTAATTTACTGACCGGAGACATCAACAACTTAACCGGTGGTTTAGATCCAATCTCTCGTACAACACTTGCTTTCTTCGCTGGAAAATCACACGGCAAAATCCGTCCGGTTCTTCTTAACCACTGGAAAGAAAAGGATAAAGATATTCTGGTTTACGAGAATCTACCGGACGGTTTAGATTACACGGAGATGATGAGGAAAAGCCGGTTTTGTATTTGCCCGAGTGGTCACGAAGTTGCCAGTCCGAGAGTACCGGAAGCTATATACAGCGGATGTGTACCGGTTCTTATTTCGGAGAACTATGTTTTGCCGTTTAGTGATGTTTTGAACTGGGAGAAGTTCTCGGTTTCGGTATCGGTTAAGGAAATACCGGAACTAAAAAGGATACTGATGGATATACCGGAAGAGCGGTATATGAGATTATACGAGGGagtgaagaaagtgaagaggcatattttggttaatgatCCTCCAAAGAGATACGATGTGTTTAATATGATTATACATTCCATTTGGTTAAGAAGattaaatgttaaattgttaTGA
- the ADT2 gene encoding arogenate dehydratase 2 (arogenate dehydratase 2 (ADT2); FUNCTIONS IN: arogenate dehydratase activity, prephenate dehydratase activity; INVOLVED IN: L-phenylalanine biosynthetic process, metabolic process; LOCATED IN: chloroplast; EXPRESSED IN: 21 plant structures; EXPRESSED DURING: 13 growth stages; CONTAINS InterPro DOMAIN/s: Prephenate dehydratase (InterPro:IPR001086), Amino acid-binding ACT (InterPro:IPR002912), Prephenate dehydratase, conserved site (InterPro:IPR018528); BEST Arabidopsis thaliana protein match is: arogenate dehydratase 1 (TAIR:AT1G11790.1); Has 35333 Blast hits to 34131 proteins in 2444 species: Archae - 798; Bacteria - 22429; Metazoa - 974; Fungi - 991; Plants - 531; Viruses - 0; Other Eukaryotes - 9610 (source: NCBI BLink).), which produces MAMHTVRLSPATQLHGGISSNLSPPNRKPNNSIVRYGCGSSKRFRIVTVLASLRENDANGRDNSVRAMEVKKIFEDSPLLPKPLSSNQLTESVSNGSRVRVAYQGVRGAYSESAAEKAYPNCEAVPCEEFDTAFEAVERWLVDRAVLPIENSLGGSIHRNYDLLLRHNLHIVGEVKLAVRHCLLANHGVNIEDLRRVLSHPQALAQCENTLTKLGLVREAVDDTAGAAKQIAFENLNDAAAVASEKAAKIYGLNIVAKDIQDDCDNVTRFLMLAREPIIPGTNRLFKTSIVFSLEEGPGVLFKALAVFALRQINLTKIESRPLRKHPLRASGGLKYFDYLFYVDFEASMADEVAQNALRHLEEFATFLRVLGSYPVDTTML; this is translated from the exons ATGGCAATGCACACTGTTCGATTGTCGCCGGCGACTCAACTTCACGGCGGTATCTCTAGCAATCTGTCACCACCCAATCGAAAACCTAATAATTCCATCGTCCGATACGGATGCGGATCTTCGAAGCGTTTCCGTATCGTAACGGTCTTGGCGTCACTCCGGGAAAACGATGCAAACGGAAGGGATAACTCCGTGAGAGCTATGGAAGTGAAGAAGATCTTTGAAGACTCGCCTCTGCTTCCTA AGCCGTTATCATCGAACCAGCTCACGGAATCTGTCTCTAATGGCTCCCGCGTTCGTGTTGCGTATCAG GGAGTACGAGGTGCATACAGCGAATCAGCTGCTGAGAAGGCTTATCCAAACTGTGAAGCTGTTCCATGCGAAGAGTTTGACACTGCTTTTGAG GCGGTTGAGCGGTGGCTTGTTGACAGAGCTGTTTTACCGATTGAGAACTCTTTAGGTGGAAGCATCCATAGAAATTATGATCTTCTGCTGCGACACAATTTGCATATTGTAGGCGAAGTCAAGCTAGCTGTTCGGCACTGTTTGTTGGCTAACCACGGTGTAAATATTGAAGATTTGAGAAGGGTGCTTAGCCATCCACAG GCTCTTGCCCAATGTGAAAACACGTTAACCAAATTGGGGTTGGTCAGAGAAGCAGTAGATGATACTGCTGGCGCTGCGAAG CAAATTGCATTCGAAAATTTAAATGATGCAGCTGCAGTTGCCAGTGAAAAAGCTGCAAAGATATATGGTTTGAACATAGTCGCTAAAGATATCCAG GATGACTGTGATAATGTTACAAGGTTTCTAATGCTCGCAAGAGAACCCATTATCCCTGGAACTAACAGACTCTTTAAG ACAAGTATAGTTTTCTCGTTAGAGGAAGGGCCTGGAGTACTTTTCAAAGCGCTTGCTGTGTTTGCCCTTCGGCAAATCAACCTCACAAAG ATTGAAAGCCGCCCTTTAAGGAAACATCCTCTCCGAGCATCTGGAGGACTAAA ATACTTTGACTATCTTTTCTATGTGGACTTTGAAGCATCTATGGCTGATGAAGTTGCTCAAAACGCACTTAGGCATCTCGAG GAGTTTGCTACCTTTTTGCGGGTACTGGGAAGCTACCCAGTGGACACTACAATGCTCTAA
- a CDS encoding period circadian protein (unknown protein; Has 27 Blast hits to 27 proteins in 10 species: Archae - 0; Bacteria - 0; Metazoa - 0; Fungi - 0; Plants - 27; Viruses - 0; Other Eukaryotes - 0 (source: NCBI BLink).), producing the protein MKVAEKIVFLWNDSDGFAATISDTLNPSPSSPLRKLEEQIQLPLDKYGVEGVETGGSIVHFVDENEVYQVSIFLLRSYEPPVLVCAMNELLDLITRGSSTLPTIIAPFFVAASKLKFNNRSLEANNRKASLHYVQVATETETSRLFASRIEKPPLSMQIHYEPLSCLLHLARVKRLPTAILIGQRSNSLTHKALDEELQVIHETGELVASWTGLSFSRDRIKWSASKTSKEEESPWRALYG; encoded by the exons ATGAAAGTAGCGGAGAAGATTGTTTTCCTCTGGAATGATTCCGATGGATTTGCTGCAACCATTTCTGATACTTTAAACCCTAGCCCTAGTTCCCCTCTTCGCAAACT AGAAGAACAGATCCAGCTTCCGTTGGATAAGTATGGCGTTGAAGGTGTGGAAACCGGCGGGAGTATCGTTCATTTCGTAGATGAAAATGAAGTTTATCAG GTCtcgatttttcttcttcgaagTTATGAGCCTCCAGTACTAGTGTGTGCTATGAATGAACTGCTGGACCTAATTACAAGGGGATCGTCAACTCTACCCACAATCATAGCTCCTTTCTTTGTGGCGGCATCTAAGCTCAAGTTCAATAACAGATCCCTGGAAGCAAATAACAGAAAAGCTAGTCTTCATTACGTTCAAGTTGCTACAGAAACAGAGACCAGTAGGTTATTTGCTTCTCGCATCGAGAAACCACCACTATCGATGCAGATCCATTATGAACCTTTGTCATGCTTGCTTCATCTAGCTCGTGTTAAACGCCTGCCTACCGCTATTCTCATAGGCCAAAGAAGCAATAGCCTAACTCATAAAGCTCTAGACGAAGAGCTTCAG GTGATCCATGAAACAGGGGAGCTCGTGGCTAGTTGGACAGGACTGTCTTTCTCAAGAGACAGAATCAAGTGGAGCGCATCAAAGacatcaaaagaagaagaaagtccGTGGCGTGCTCTTTATGGCTAA
- the COL9 gene encoding CONSTANS-like 9 (CONSTANS-like 9 (COL9); CONTAINS InterPro DOMAIN/s: CCT domain (InterPro:IPR010402), Zinc finger, B-box (InterPro:IPR000315); BEST Arabidopsis thaliana protein match is: B-box type zinc finger protein with CCT domain (TAIR:AT5G48250.1); Has 30201 Blast hits to 17322 proteins in 780 species: Archae - 12; Bacteria - 1396; Metazoa - 17338; Fungi - 3422; Plants - 5037; Viruses - 0; Other Eukaryotes - 2996 (source: NCBI BLink).) gives MGYMCDFCGEQRSMVYCRSDAACLCLSCDRSVHSANALSKRHSRTLVCERCNAQPATVRCVEERVSLCQNCDWSGHNNSNNNNSSSSSTSPQQHKRQTISCYSGCPSSSELASIWSFCLDLAGQSICEQELGMMNIDDDGPTDKKTCNEDKKDVLVGSSSIPETSSVPQGKSSSAKDVGMCEDDFYGNLGMDEVDMALENYEELFGTAFNPSEELFGHGGIDSLFHKHQTAPEGGNSVQPAGSNDSFMSSKTEPIICFASKPAHSNISFSGVTGESSAGDFQECGASSSIQLSGEPPWYPPTLQDNNACSHSVTRNNAVMRYKEKKKARKFDKRVRYASRKARADVRRRVKGRFVKAGEAYDYDPLTPTRSY, from the exons ATGGGTTACATGTGTGACTTCTGTGGTGAACAAAGATCTATGGTGTACTGTCGATCCGATGCAGCTTGTTTGTGTCTCTCCTGTGACCGGAGTGTTCATTCCGCTAATGCATTGTCCAAACGACATTCTCGGACACTTGTCTGCGAGAGATGCAATGCTCAGCCTGCTACTGTCAGGTGTGTTGAAGAAAGGGTTTCACTCTGTCAAAACTGTGACTGGTCTGGccacaacaacagcaacaacaacaattcttcgtcttcttctacTTCGCCGCAGCAGCATAAGAGGCAAACCATAAGTTGCTATTCGGGTTGCCCTTCCAGCTCAGAACTCGCTTCCATTTGGTCTTTCTGTTTGGACTTAGCTGGACAATCTATTTGTGAACAAGAACTGGGTATGATGAATATAGACGATGATGGTCCTACCGACAAGAAAACTTGTAATGAGGATAAGAAAGATGTCTTGGTTGGATCCTCTTCAATTCCTGAAACCAGTTCTGTACCACAAGGAAAATCATCTTCTGCTAAG GATGTTGGAATGTGTGAAGATGACTTCTACGGGAACCTTGGTATGGATGAAGTTGACATGGCACTTGAGAACTATGAAGAACTCTTTGGTACCGCCTTTAACCCCTCTGAAGAGCTATTCGGGCATGGTGGAATCGATAGCCTTTTCCATAAGCACCAAACAGCTCCAGAG GGAGGGAATTCGGTGCAGCCAGCAGGCAGTAATGATTCGTTCATGAGTTCGAAAACTGAGCCAATAATTTGCTTCGCATCGAAGCCAGCACATTCGAACATATCCTTCTCTGGAGTCACTGGAGAAAGTAGTGCTGGAGATTTCCAAGAATGTGGTGCATCATCTTCCATACAGCTCTCGGGGGAGCCACCATGGTATCCTCCAACATTACAGGATAACAATGCCTGCTCACATTCAGTAACCCGTAATAACGCAGTTATGCGttacaaggagaagaagaaggctcGCAA GTTTGATAAGAGAGTGAGGTATGCTTCCCGCAAAGCAAGAGCTGATGTGAGACGGCGTGTAAAGGGGCGATTTGTCAAAGCTGGTGAAGCTTATGATTACGACCCTCTCACCCCAACCAGAAGTTATTGA
- a CDS encoding flocculation protein (DUF1296) (Kinase-related protein of unknown function (DUF1296); CONTAINS InterPro DOMAIN/s: Protein of unknown function DUF1296 (InterPro:IPR009719); BEST Arabidopsis thaliana protein match is: Kinase-related protein of unknown function (DUF1296) (TAIR:AT3G13990.1); Has 3086 Blast hits to 1914 proteins in 327 species: Archae - 2; Bacteria - 372; Metazoa - 1089; Fungi - 466; Plants - 245; Viruses - 13; Other Eukaryotes - 899 (source: NCBI BLink).), translated as MVGSGARVSISATTRKMIQNIKETTAGNYSEDEIIAMLHECNMDPDETAQRLLLQDPFHEVKKKRDKRKENINNKDSAESQWRSGGGGRGSRGGRMNFSSRHASNDVAGAKNSFKKENGPKQVIDPSTSTSQEIKTKDIALVSSHSAVMDKSTVGPKSGSSDVRQSSNLPAGSGQLKAGRSSVPSNNIDGAPSSVELSKNRVAVGSRVVHTEQKAVDSLPLPRPSSSEVRFTSSNPKSEQTAPEQHIGESKSHTRSRGVGKTAVNDTYGSRPASSHSNSTGSRPSSNYSNRSHQTVGPQRGAGSIKEWKPKPVVNHNTTQGSGASSTGETLAVPTEASDKSVEDATPSAEATSRLQRQLEDLQIQRQHVIIPNHILVPEAERTKLSFGSFDADFSITSSTVAFPQSEKRSAPLSHNSQEVEESFAEEEFRHPTVHSIEKEEDGNVYSESPSQVPDNMAGEGNTATNTAPEYDVTKQENMLESESNQNSFDQVPSNIIGIVPPAPGNQHPQFETSDPQARDALRLPSFMGQQPFDTASYYAQFYRSGPDSDGRVSPFVSPGVASKFNGITVLPPHSSQTMQEGGNNLVLSTASPPPLVTQAAGLMQSSIPVTQQPVPVFRPPGLHMSHYPPNYVPYGYFSPFYLPPPTMHQYLSNGAYAQQPQASGVYPPPPGTATGGKYTLPHYKPGTNTGNMTHVGITGGYGPTYGSFPAGYNPTSAASAGNSTSNEDLNSLQLKENNGYSTTGQQSEALPVWITGPGRDVPSSFYGLQHHGQHVTYAPAQAGHVAFPGMYHPGQAVTATGVHHPLLQQSQGVAGAEMVAPAPNVFQQPQQTQMNWPSNY; from the exons ATGGTCGGCAGTGGCGCTAGGGTTTCGATTTCGGCTACTACTCGGAAGATGATTCAGAACATTAAGGAGACCACTGCTGGGAACTATAGCGAGGATGAGATTATCGCAATGCTTCATGAATGTAACATGGATCCTGATGAGACCGCTCAACGCTTACTTCTTCAGG ATCCATTCCATGAGGTTAAAAAAAAGCGTGATAAGAGGAAAGAG AACATCAACAACAAGGATTCTGCTGAATCACAATGGAGATCTGGTGGAGGGGGCCGTGGTAGCAGGGGTGGTCGGATGAATTTCTCTTCTCGTCATGCATCAAATG ATGTTGCTGGTGCAAAgaattctttcaaaaaagaaaacggtCCAAAGCAGGTTATTGATCCATCAACTTCAACCTCTCAAGAGATAAAAACGAAAGATATAGCTCTGGTCTCAAG CCATTCTGCTGTGATGGATAAAAGTACTGTTGGTCCGAAATCAGGAAGCTCTGATGTTCGCCAGTCTTCCAACCTACCAGCTGGTTCAGGTCAACTTAAAGCTGGCCGATCTTCAGTGCCCTCAAACAACATTGATGGTGCACCGTCTTCTGTGGAATTAAGCAAAAATCGTGTAGCAGTTGGCTCTAGGGTTGTGCATACTGAGCAGAAGGCAGTTGATTCTCTGCCACTCCCTCGTCCATCCTCTTCTGAAGTTCGATTCACATCTTCAAATCCCAAATCAGAGCAAACAGCACCTGAACAGCACATTGGAGAAAGCAAGTCCCATACCAGATCCCGTGGGGTTGGGAAGACTGCCGTGAATGATACTTATGGTTCAAGGCCTGCTTCATCTCATAGCAACAGCACGGGTAGTCGGCCTTCTTCTAACTACAGTAATCGGTCACATCAGACTGTCGGTCCTCAAAGAG GTGCTGGTTCCATTAAGGAATGGAAACCGAAGCCAGTAGTGAACCATAACACTACCCAGGGCTCTGGTGCATCAtctacaggtgaaactcttgCAGTTCCTACTGAAGCCAGTGACAAATCAGTTGAAGATGCTACCCCTTCGGCAGAAGCCACATCCAGATTGCAGAGACAGCTTGAAGACTTGCAGATTCAACGTCAGCATGTTATTATTCCAAACCATATTCTTGTTCCAGAGGCTGAACGAACCAAGTTAAGCTTTGGAAGCTTTGATGCTGACTTTTCTATTACGTCTAGCACAGTAGCCTTTCCTCAGAGTGAAAAGAGATCTGCACCTCTTTCTCATAATTCGCAGGAAGTTGAAGAAAGTTTTGCAGAGGAGGAATTTAG GCACCCAACTGTCCATTCgattgaaaaagaagaggacGGTAATGTTTACTCCGAGTCACCTTCACAAGTTCCAGATAATATGGCTGGTGAAGGTAATACTGCAACAAATACAGCTCCAGAGTATGATGTCACCAAGCAGGAGAATATGTTGGAGTCCGAAAGCAATCAAAACTCGTTTGACCAGGTTCCAAGTAATATTATTGGGATTGTTCCTCCAGCTCCTGGGAACCAGCATCCACAATTTGAGACTTCTGACCCTCAAGCACGTGATGCCCTTCGTCTTCCCAGTTTTATG gGCCAACAACCTTTTGATACGGCGAGCTACTATGCTCAGTTCTACCGCTCAGGTCCTGACAGTGATGGCCGTGTTTCTCCCTTCGTTTCCCCAGGGGTTGCCTCCAAATTTAATGGGATTACAGTATTGCCTCCGCATTCATCTCAAACCATGCAAGAG GGTGGAAATAACTTGGTCCTGTCTACTGCTAGTCCACCACCACTGGTAACTCAAGCTGCTGGACTAATGCAGAGCTCTATACCTGTCACGCAGCAGCCTGTTCCTGTTTTCCGCCCTCCGGGCTTACATATGTCGCATTATCCACCAAACTACGTGCCATATGGATACTTCTCCCCATTCTATTTACCTCCCCCTACAATGCACCAATACTTAAGCAATGGTGCATATGCTCAGCAACCTCAGGCAAGCGGTGTATATCCTCCACCTCCTGGAACTGCAACAGGAGGCAAATACACACTCCCTCATTACAAGCCTGGGACTAATACAGGAAACATGACTCATGTCGGTATTACTGGTGGGTATGGACCAACATATGGGTCTTTCCCAGCAGGATATAATCCCACCTCTGCTGCATCGGCCGGGAATTCGACTTCCAATGAGGATCTCAACTCATTGCAGTTGAAAGAAAACAACGGCTACAGTACAACAGGGCAACAG AGTGAAGCATTACCTGTATGGATTACTGGACCAGGACGAGATGTGCCAAGCTCTTTCTATGGTTTACAGCACCATGGGCAACACGTGACTTATGCTCCAGCACAAGCTGGTCACGTCGCATTCCCAGGTATGTACCATCCGGGACAAGCAGTAACAGCAACAGGAGTCCATCATCCGCTTTTACAACAGTCTCAAGGTGTGGCTGGAGCTGAAATGGTTGCACCTGCGCCTAACGTTTTCCAACAGCCTCAGCAAACACAGATGAATTGGCCAAGTAATTACTGA